One window from the genome of Leuconostoc suionicum encodes:
- a CDS encoding adenine phosphoribosyltransferase, which yields MTVDLHDFVATVEDYPEPGVSFRDISPLMGDGVAYKQAVDAIADFAKNLNVDLIAGPESRGFIVGSPLAYAMNIGFVPARKGGKLPREAVSASYTLEYGGVNELEIHKDAIKPGQRVLIVDDLLATGGTINATREIIEKLGGIVAGVAFIIELENLQGREKIMEAGEVPFLALMEY from the coding sequence ATGACAGTAGACTTACATGATTTTGTTGCAACAGTTGAAGATTACCCTGAACCAGGTGTCAGTTTTCGTGATATTTCACCATTAATGGGTGATGGTGTGGCCTATAAGCAAGCAGTAGATGCTATTGCTGATTTTGCTAAAAATTTAAACGTTGATTTAATTGCTGGTCCTGAATCACGTGGATTTATTGTAGGTTCTCCGCTGGCGTATGCGATGAATATCGGCTTTGTTCCAGCTCGTAAAGGTGGTAAATTACCTCGTGAAGCTGTATCAGCATCATACACACTAGAGTATGGTGGTGTTAATGAGCTAGAAATTCATAAAGATGCTATTAAGCCAGGACAACGTGTGCTGATTGTTGATGACTTACTAGCGACAGGTGGCACTATTAATGCTACACGTGAAATTATTGAAAAACTTGGTGGCATCGTTGCTGGCGTAGCTTTTATTATAGAACTAGAAAACTTGCAAGGCCGTGAAAAAATTATGGAAGCTGGCGAAGTGCCATTCCTAGCTTTAATGGAATATTAA